The Starkeya sp. ORNL1 DNA window GACAGGCCCTTGAAGCCCATGGAGGGGTCGAACAGCGCGGATGGATTTTCGGGCAGGTCGCCGGGGAAGACGGCAGCCTCCGCCAGCCCGTCAAATGCGTCGGCACCGTGCTGGCCGGCTTCCGGCACGCCGATGATGGCGGGAAGCTGCGCCCGCCCGCGCTTCACGCTGGCCTCGCGGGTGGCGCGCACCGCGGCGAGCGCGACGACGTCGATCTGCGCACCGGCGCTCTGCGCGCGGTCCAGTGCGCGCTCGACGAGACGGCGCAGGATCGCCTCCAGCGGGTCGTGGCTGGTGTGGTGGAGATGGTCGGCCTTGGTGGCGGCAAACAGCACGCGGTCGATGCTGTGGCGGAACAGGCTGGTCAGCCAGCTATTCCGCCCGGTGCGGAAGGCGGCGAGGATGCCGTCGAGTGCAGCCTCCAGATCGGCGAGCGCGGCCGGGCCGGCATTCAGCGCGGCAAGCACGTCGATCAGCACGATCTGCCGGTCGAGCCGGGCGAAATGATCGCGGAAGAAGGGGCGGACCACGCGCTCCTTATAGGCCTCGTAGCGGCGCTCCATCATCGCCTGCAGCGAGCCGGCGGGCGCCTCCATGTCGGCCTGCACGTCGATCGGCGCGAAGGTCAGCGCCGGCGAGCCTTCGAGGTCGCCAGGCATCAGGAAGCGGCCGGGCGGCAGCAGGCTCATCGAGACCGCCTCGGCACGGCAGGCGGCGAGATAGTCGGTGAACAGGCTGGCGAGGCGGCGGGCCTCGGTCTCGTCGGCCGGGGCGGTGCCATCGGTGGCGTGCAGCGCGGCGAGGAAAGGTTCGGCCAGGGCATGCCGCGCTGGAGCGCGAGCGAGCTGCAGGCTGGTGGTGGCGAACTCGGCGTAGCTTTGGTTGAGCAATGGCAGGTCGAGCAGCCATTCGCCGGGATAATCGACGATGTCGAGGGTGAGGGTGCGGTTGCCGCCGCGCGCCGGGGCGTAATCGATGGCGAGCCGCAACTCGCTGATGCGGCGGGTGGATTCCGGCCAGCGGCGCTCGCCCGCCAGCGTCTCCAGATGCGCCTCATAGGCAAAGCGCGGCACCGCGTCGTCGGGCTGCGGCTCCAGCACCGCGCGGGCGATGCGCCCCTCATGCATCGCCTCGAACACCGGCAGCCGCCCGCCGCGCATCAGCGCATGGATCAAGGCGGTGGTGAACACCGTCTTGCCGGCGCGCGAAAGGCCGGTGATGCCGAGCCGCAGCGTCGGCGAGGCGAGGTCTTCCGCCCGGTCGAGCAGGGTCAGCGCGGCAAGCCGCGCCTCCTCGACCAACCCCTCATACCAGGACGGCATCAGGCGTCTTCCTCACCGCCCAGCGATTTCGGGGTGATGAAGCGCTCCAGCGTGCCGAGGCGCGGGGTGATGTCGCCCCAGTCGTCGACCGGCAGATCGATCACCGAGAGGCCGGCGGTGGGGTATTTGCCCGGCAGCTCGCTCCGCTGGTTGCGGCTGACCAGCATCGTCATCAGGTCGGCGAGGCCGGGATTGTGGCCGACCAGCATGAGGCTCTTTACCGCTTTCTCCTGGTCCTTCACCACGCGCAGCAGCCGCTCGACATGGGCTTCATAGATGGCCGGCTCGAACTCCATGCGTGGCGCGCGCGGCCAATCGGCCGTGGCGAAATGCCAGGTCTGTTCAGTGCGCCTTGCGGGGGAGACGAGAGCGAGGTCGGGAACGAGGCCATGGCGGGCGATATAGGCACCCATCAGCGGGGCTGCCAGCCGGCCGCGTTCGGCAAGCGGGCGCTCGTTGTCGGGCACGCCTTGCGGCCAGGCGGACTTGGCGTGGCGGAACAAGATCAGACGACGCATGTGATTTCTTCGATTCCCGATTTCTTCTGGCGACGGCACGGCGTTTGCGGAACATACACGCCTCGGGGCTAAGGTGCGCCGGTTGGTATCGCGTATGGGGACAAGCATGGCCGTCGGCGTCGATACATTCCATGCGGGACTGGTGGCGCCGCGCCCGCTGCGCCGCAAGCTGGCGCAGGATCTCGATTGCGAAGCCTGCGTCATCGGCGGCGGCTTTGCCGGGCTGTGGACCGCCCGCGCGCTGGCCAGGCGCGGCTTCGAGGTGGTGGTGATCGAGGCCGGCCGGGTCGGTTCCGGCGCCTCCGGCCGCAATGCCGGCTTTGTCGGCCCGGGCTATGCCGAGCCGCTGGACGGGCTGATCGCCCGGGTAGGGCTCGATCATGCGCGCGAGCTTTGGGCGCTGTCGCGCGACGGTGTCGAGCTGGTGCGCGCCGCGGTGCATGGCGGGCGGATCGCCGGTGTCGAGCCGGTCGGCGGCCATCTCGTCGTCCGCCGCAAGGACGAGGAACGCGCCACCCATCGCG harbors:
- a CDS encoding histidine phosphatase family protein; its protein translation is MRRLILFRHAKSAWPQGVPDNERPLAERGRLAAPLMGAYIARHGLVPDLALVSPARRTEQTWHFATADWPRAPRMEFEPAIYEAHVERLLRVVKDQEKAVKSLMLVGHNPGLADLMTMLVSRNQRSELPGKYPTAGLSVIDLPVDDWGDITPRLGTLERFITPKSLGGEEDA
- a CDS encoding YcjX family protein → MPSWYEGLVEEARLAALTLLDRAEDLASPTLRLGITGLSRAGKTVFTTALIHALMRGGRLPVFEAMHEGRIARAVLEPQPDDAVPRFAYEAHLETLAGERRWPESTRRISELRLAIDYAPARGGNRTLTLDIVDYPGEWLLDLPLLNQSYAEFATTSLQLARAPARHALAEPFLAALHATDGTAPADETEARRLASLFTDYLAACRAEAVSMSLLPPGRFLMPGDLEGSPALTFAPIDVQADMEAPAGSLQAMMERRYEAYKERVVRPFFRDHFARLDRQIVLIDVLAALNAGPAALADLEAALDGILAAFRTGRNSWLTSLFRHSIDRVLFAATKADHLHHTSHDPLEAILRRLVERALDRAQSAGAQIDVVALAAVRATREASVKRGRAQLPAIIGVPEAGQHGADAFDGLAEAAVFPGDLPENPSALFDPSMGFKGLSDATGGDFRFLRFRPPVVERNADGVPLPFPHIRLDRALQFLLGDRLR